Proteins encoded in a region of the Pseudomonas syringae KCTC 12500 genome:
- a CDS encoding TIGR00180 family glycosyltransferase, which produces MQSHSGNEHTALNQRLTLLLMAKDQPDFLRRALKYYSQFPCTLIVVDASAQPDAEIAGTAGLHYLHSDALASASLGVRIAEGLKQVTTPFVVQAPVDSFLLPDALSAALSFLEVNPTYGACQGYSLSYQAQVGQVDYFRRDRKTCEDYASDDAGERVLSFMSESLSLLSAVTRTELAQQWFTSVTDDTEPHWQEIGHMNYLVAAARLRILPVPHALHFTSGKQAELRHGAAIAAAVRHTDPKARTARDAFAKKLVALLGEGAGFDGAQGEQKIQAGLAAMGECLKTQGFQGDEKIISAVWNVGLEQSDALFEPRQFVEMPFYNQALFDELARIEFLTHLMPAGRLQLEGVEAALLKQAELLREQSNPDAEARISRLWYAYETYAFNLGVVKSLIAELISGKGKDSEKQIEQVSAWSQRLQAASAFDNGRLLDSMASGQLLNWLDSRDPAPEALKQISDKLASKPAGSQIGILLLDLEADVFKLQSTFDSLINSHYKAFRVVVFTTGELPAVTTLHNTLHFVKVTESNYVDKINQVVKQSPSDWLMLAQAGEEFTRSGLLLASAELIDAAQCRAVAVDEVQRQANGTLAPVFRPGFNLDLLQSLPALMARHWLVRRELLVEAGGYSREFPEALEFDLLLRLIEQGGMSGLAHLSEPLLICDAPELKDNSDEQKALKRHLGKRGYQAEISSAQPGTYKIDYRHAHRPVVSILLHSQDNLPELQRCLQSILQRTRYQRYEVLIGDNASTSAELSTWLDRQEQVSGRVRVFRAEQRMSPAALRNLISQEAGGEYLILLDAESQIVNVGWIESLLNQAQRPEVGVVGAKLVDGEGAVTQAGLVLGLNGGVGSGFVGEPKTATGYMQRLVVEQNYSAVSSACLMIAKELYNAVGGLDEEAFAEALGDVDLCLKAAQAGYLIVWTPHVQVVHSGVLHAPQQAREALMDKWSSQFAQDEAYNVNLDLHGKGFTLAV; this is translated from the coding sequence ATGCAAAGCCATTCGGGAAATGAACACACCGCTTTGAATCAGCGCCTGACCCTGCTGTTGATGGCCAAGGACCAGCCAGACTTCCTGCGCCGCGCCTTGAAGTATTACAGCCAGTTTCCGTGCACCCTCATAGTGGTCGATGCGTCAGCCCAGCCTGATGCGGAGATTGCCGGTACAGCAGGCCTGCATTACCTGCACAGTGACGCGCTGGCCAGTGCCAGCCTTGGCGTCAGGATCGCAGAGGGTCTCAAGCAGGTGACCACCCCCTTCGTGGTTCAGGCTCCGGTCGACAGTTTTTTGCTGCCTGATGCACTGAGCGCAGCGCTGAGCTTTCTTGAGGTCAACCCGACCTACGGCGCCTGTCAGGGCTACAGCCTGAGCTATCAGGCGCAGGTCGGTCAGGTGGACTATTTCCGTCGCGATCGCAAAACCTGCGAAGACTATGCCTCGGATGACGCGGGTGAGCGGGTTCTGAGTTTCATGAGCGAAAGCCTGTCGCTGCTCAGCGCAGTGACGCGCACGGAGCTGGCGCAGCAGTGGTTCACCTCGGTTACCGATGACACCGAACCGCATTGGCAGGAAATCGGCCACATGAACTATCTGGTTGCGGCGGCTCGCCTGCGCATCCTGCCAGTCCCTCATGCGCTGCACTTCACCTCGGGCAAGCAGGCCGAGCTGCGCCATGGCGCGGCCATTGCCGCCGCCGTCAGGCACACTGATCCCAAAGCCAGGACAGCCCGCGATGCGTTCGCCAAAAAACTGGTCGCGCTGCTCGGTGAAGGCGCGGGCTTCGACGGCGCGCAGGGCGAACAGAAGATTCAGGCCGGTCTTGCCGCCATGGGCGAGTGCCTCAAGACTCAGGGCTTCCAGGGCGATGAGAAAATCATCAGCGCGGTGTGGAATGTCGGCCTTGAGCAATCGGACGCGCTCTTCGAGCCTCGCCAGTTCGTCGAAATGCCGTTTTACAACCAGGCACTGTTCGATGAACTGGCCAGAATCGAATTCCTCACCCATCTGATGCCGGCGGGCCGTCTGCAGCTGGAAGGGGTGGAAGCGGCGCTGCTCAAGCAGGCCGAGTTGTTGCGCGAGCAGAGCAACCCGGACGCCGAGGCGCGCATCAGCCGCTTGTGGTACGCCTACGAAACCTACGCTTTCAACCTGGGCGTCGTGAAGAGCCTGATCGCGGAATTGATCAGCGGCAAAGGCAAGGACAGCGAAAAGCAGATCGAACAGGTTTCGGCGTGGAGCCAGCGTCTGCAGGCGGCATCCGCTTTCGACAATGGTCGGCTGCTCGATAGCATGGCTTCCGGTCAACTGCTCAACTGGCTCGATTCGCGCGATCCGGCGCCTGAGGCCCTCAAGCAGATCAGCGACAAGCTCGCCAGCAAACCGGCCGGGTCGCAGATCGGTATCCTGTTGCTGGACCTTGAGGCTGACGTATTCAAGCTGCAGTCCACGTTCGACAGCCTGATCAACAGTCATTACAAGGCCTTCAGGGTGGTGGTGTTCACCACCGGGGAATTGCCAGCCGTGACCACGCTGCACAATACCCTGCACTTTGTGAAAGTCACCGAAAGCAATTACGTCGACAAGATTAATCAGGTCGTCAAACAGTCGCCCAGCGACTGGCTGATGCTCGCGCAGGCCGGCGAAGAGTTCACCCGCAGCGGTCTGCTGCTGGCCAGCGCCGAGCTGATCGATGCGGCGCAGTGCCGGGCTGTTGCCGTGGATGAGGTTCAGCGTCAAGCCAATGGCACGCTGGCCCCGGTGTTCCGCCCTGGTTTCAACCTTGACCTGCTGCAAAGCCTGCCGGCATTGATGGCTCGTCACTGGCTGGTGCGTCGCGAGTTGCTGGTCGAGGCGGGTGGTTACTCGCGCGAGTTTCCCGAGGCGCTGGAATTCGATCTGTTGCTGCGCTTGATCGAGCAGGGCGGCATGAGTGGCCTGGCCCATCTGAGCGAACCGCTGCTGATCTGTGATGCGCCCGAGTTGAAAGACAACTCGGACGAACAAAAAGCGCTCAAGCGCCACCTTGGCAAGCGCGGTTATCAGGCAGAAATCAGCTCGGCGCAGCCTGGTACTTACAAGATCGATTATCGCCACGCCCATCGGCCGGTGGTTTCGATCCTGCTGCACAGCCAGGACAACCTGCCCGAATTGCAGCGTTGCCTGCAAAGCATTCTGCAACGCACCCGCTATCAGCGTTATGAAGTGCTGATCGGCGACAACGCCAGCACCTCTGCCGAACTGTCGACCTGGCTTGACCGGCAGGAGCAGGTGTCGGGTCGCGTGCGGGTGTTCCGGGCCGAACAGCGCATGAGTCCCGCAGCCCTGCGCAATCTGATCAGCCAGGAAGCCGGTGGCGAATACCTGATCCTGCTGGATGCCGAAAGTCAGATCGTCAATGTCGGCTGGATCGAATCACTGCTCAACCAGGCGCAGCGCCCGGAAGTGGGCGTAGTAGGCGCCAAGCTGGTGGATGGCGAAGGCGCAGTGACTCAGGCCGGTCTGGTGCTGGGACTCAATGGCGGCGTGGGTTCTGGGTTCGTCGGCGAGCCCAAGACCGCCACCGGCTACATGCAGCGGCTGGTGGTCGAGCAGAACTACTCTGCCGTGTCATCGGCCTGCCTGATGATTGCCAAGGAGCTGTACAACGCAGTGGGCGGCCTGGATGAGGAGGCATTCGCCGAAGCGTTGGGCGATGTCGACCTGTGCCTCAAGGCTGC
- a CDS encoding glycosyltransferase yields MNSVPLVSIVIPALNPRFFRAALQSALDQVYDNLEVIVCDDCRTDEIKAIFDELVAPDSDRARYLRNPQRLGFQGNLLKCLEQASGEYIKFLCDDDRLYNYCVAYQAQTLDTYKDVQLVVSKRHLVDVDDYVLPARMENVGLVPYDAVFKGEDMLAIFERTPRNYLGGFSGALMRRADVQEYLPSIALPQGFVALLDFTLFICLLRRGNLVVLHSIQSTERLHPGRFSSQGDMHQKATTEWGWLNEMLQARSGEDAPAQGWVRFLPLRRAQEEPREWDEVGLYGVMAGRQGIMMSRVGSNSDSYAELYAEWLSCRRFSEPQKKLLEQRIVSWAWQPRIVPVIIDPDGDAEALDITLRSLAEQDYAADSVVVLTNASVDDPQVLRFSLQPDWARQLNEVLPLLDSADWVYLLRAGDRLTQPALLILAERIAQIPGLLCVYSDEGALVEDESREPIFKPGFNLDLLRAYPYVGRTLAFERRNLLDMGGFDPAFDELAPHDVIWRLVEGAGPQSIEHIAEVQVESRLAFADWLSLPGVIEHSEPLVAAHLSRIGREHVIHHDQLPLLNRIEYVHPSLPLVSIIITAKDQLGALERCIDSLLSNTTYPNYEVLIVDNASESAEARAWFTAMSELGSDKLRIFSLSAAGSEAAAQNHAAGQARGDYLLMLSAYALIHQADWLQGLVHHAQRPEVGIVGPRILNPQGNILYAGMVMGMDGLAGRPFVNFPAGASGYMQRLQLTQNWSAVSGNCLMVRKEVFDAVDALEATTFTQGLQDLDLCMRVGREGYLIVGTPDSSLVLAEPAAAERNETSRQVLDNEQKSFFQKWLPKMARDQAYNPNLYLNEALSFALDPGLLAGWSPFCTRHLPSIFGMAVNSSAVGHYRVSQPLLELMAAGRVVGRMTYETATPVEIERESPDVIVFQGRYTEAKVPDIELAKNYSSAMRIFELDDYIADVPERNEHKRNMPDNIGAMLRKGIGLCDRVVVSTHPLAEVLSSMHSDIRVVPNMLATHLWSNLRTQRRSSDKPRIGWGGGTSHRGDLELIVDVVRELADEVEWVFFGMCPDLLKPYIHEFHPGVSLKTYPAKLASLNLDLALAPLEFHIFNDCKSNLRLLEYGACGYPVICSDTEAYRGHLPATRVYTNSSEEWLQAIRMHLSDPNASYRMGDELRETVLRDFMLRGENLQYWANGWLPD; encoded by the coding sequence GTGAATTCAGTCCCTCTCGTCAGTATTGTCATTCCCGCCCTCAATCCGCGCTTCTTCCGCGCAGCGCTGCAAAGTGCGCTGGACCAGGTCTACGACAATCTCGAAGTCATCGTCTGTGATGATTGCCGTACCGACGAGATCAAGGCGATTTTCGACGAACTGGTGGCTCCCGACAGCGACCGGGCCCGTTACCTGCGCAATCCTCAGCGCCTGGGGTTTCAGGGCAATCTGCTCAAGTGTCTGGAGCAGGCGAGTGGCGAGTACATCAAATTTCTCTGTGATGACGACCGCCTCTATAACTACTGCGTTGCTTATCAGGCGCAAACCCTCGATACCTACAAGGACGTTCAACTCGTCGTCAGCAAGCGCCATCTGGTGGACGTCGATGATTATGTATTGCCGGCCCGCATGGAAAACGTCGGCCTCGTGCCCTACGACGCAGTGTTCAAGGGCGAGGACATGCTGGCGATTTTCGAGCGCACGCCGCGCAATTATCTGGGCGGTTTCAGTGGCGCGCTGATGCGCCGCGCTGATGTACAGGAATACCTGCCGTCCATTGCGCTGCCGCAGGGTTTCGTCGCGCTGCTGGATTTCACGCTGTTCATCTGCCTGCTGCGACGCGGCAATCTCGTTGTGCTGCACAGTATTCAGAGCACCGAACGCTTGCACCCGGGGCGCTTCAGCAGTCAGGGCGATATGCACCAGAAAGCCACCACCGAATGGGGCTGGCTGAACGAAATGCTCCAGGCGCGTAGCGGCGAAGACGCACCGGCCCAGGGCTGGGTGCGTTTTCTGCCTCTGCGTCGCGCCCAAGAAGAGCCGCGCGAGTGGGATGAGGTCGGTCTTTACGGGGTGATGGCTGGTCGTCAGGGCATCATGATGAGCCGCGTCGGCAGCAACAGTGACAGCTACGCAGAGCTTTACGCCGAGTGGCTGTCCTGCCGCCGGTTTTCCGAGCCGCAAAAAAAGTTGCTGGAACAGCGCATTGTCAGTTGGGCCTGGCAGCCACGGATCGTGCCGGTGATCATCGACCCGGATGGCGATGCCGAGGCCCTCGATATCACCTTGCGCAGTCTGGCCGAACAGGACTATGCCGCAGACTCGGTGGTGGTGCTGACCAACGCCAGCGTCGACGATCCGCAGGTGCTGCGTTTTTCTCTGCAGCCGGACTGGGCTCGGCAACTGAACGAAGTATTGCCACTGCTGGACAGTGCCGACTGGGTTTACCTGTTGCGCGCCGGTGACCGGCTGACGCAGCCAGCGTTGCTGATTCTGGCCGAGCGTATCGCCCAGATCCCCGGGCTGCTGTGTGTCTACAGCGACGAAGGCGCGCTGGTCGAGGACGAGTCCAGAGAGCCGATATTCAAACCCGGCTTCAACCTGGACCTGCTGCGTGCCTACCCTTATGTCGGGCGCACGCTGGCGTTCGAGCGCCGAAATCTGCTCGACATGGGCGGTTTCGATCCGGCCTTCGATGAACTCGCCCCGCACGATGTGATCTGGCGTCTGGTCGAGGGGGCAGGGCCGCAGAGCATCGAGCACATTGCCGAAGTGCAGGTCGAGTCGCGTCTGGCATTCGCTGACTGGCTGTCACTGCCCGGTGTCATCGAGCACAGCGAGCCTCTGGTTGCAGCCCACCTGTCACGGATTGGCAGAGAACACGTGATTCATCACGATCAGTTGCCGTTGCTCAATCGCATCGAGTACGTTCACCCGTCGTTGCCGCTGGTCTCGATCATCATCACCGCCAAGGATCAACTGGGCGCCCTGGAGCGCTGCATAGACAGCCTGCTCAGCAACACCACCTACCCGAATTACGAAGTCCTGATCGTCGACAACGCCAGCGAAAGCGCCGAAGCCCGGGCATGGTTCACGGCGATGAGTGAGCTGGGCAGCGACAAGCTGCGGATTTTTTCCCTGTCCGCGGCAGGCAGCGAGGCAGCTGCCCAGAATCACGCCGCCGGACAGGCGCGTGGCGATTATCTGCTGATGCTCAGCGCCTATGCCCTGATTCATCAGGCGGACTGGCTGCAGGGGCTTGTTCACCATGCTCAGCGCCCTGAAGTCGGGATCGTCGGCCCACGCATCCTCAATCCGCAAGGCAATATTCTGTACGCAGGCATGGTCATGGGCATGGATGGCCTGGCCGGTCGGCCGTTCGTCAATTTCCCCGCAGGGGCCAGCGGCTATATGCAGCGTCTGCAATTGACCCAGAACTGGAGCGCGGTCAGCGGCAATTGCCTGATGGTGCGCAAAGAGGTGTTCGATGCCGTCGACGCACTGGAGGCGACGACCTTCACGCAGGGGCTGCAGGACCTGGACCTGTGCATGCGCGTCGGGCGCGAGGGCTACCTGATCGTCGGTACTCCGGATTCATCGCTGGTACTGGCCGAGCCTGCCGCCGCTGAACGTAACGAGACGTCTCGTCAGGTACTCGACAACGAGCAGAAATCGTTCTTCCAGAAGTGGCTGCCGAAAATGGCCAGGGATCAGGCCTACAACCCCAATCTGTACCTCAACGAGGCGCTGTCGTTCGCTCTGGACCCCGGTCTGCTGGCAGGCTGGAGCCCGTTCTGTACCCGCCATCTGCCGTCCATTTTCGGTATGGCGGTCAACTCTTCGGCGGTGGGTCACTACCGGGTCAGCCAGCCACTGCTGGAGTTGATGGCGGCCGGGCGGGTGGTTGGCCGGATGACTTACGAGACCGCAACGCCGGTCGAAATAGAGCGTGAGTCGCCCGATGTCATCGTTTTCCAGGGCCGTTACACAGAAGCCAAGGTTCCGGACATCGAACTGGCGAAGAACTATTCCAGCGCCATGCGTATTTTCGAACTCGATGACTACATCGCCGATGTCCCCGAGCGCAACGAGCACAAGCGCAACATGCCGGACAACATCGGTGCCATGCTTCGCAAAGGCATAGGCCTGTGTGACCGTGTGGTGGTGTCGACTCATCCGCTGGCCGAGGTGCTGTCGAGCATGCACAGCGACATTCGTGTCGTGCCGAACATGCTGGCGACCCACTTGTGGAGCAACCTCAGAACCCAGCGGCGCAGCTCCGACAAGCCGCGTATCGGCTGGGGCGGCGGCACAAGCCACCGTGGGGACCTGGAGCTGATTGTCGATGTGGTGCGCGAACTGGCTGATGAAGTCGAGTGGGTGTTCTTCGGCATGTGCCCGGACCTGCTCAAGCCCTACATCCATGAGTTCCATCCGGGGGTCAGCCTGAAAACCTACCCGGCCAAGCTCGCCAGCCTGAACCTTGATCTGGCCTTGGCGCCGCTGGAATTCCATATTTTCAATGACTGCAAAAGCAACCTCAGGTTGCTTGAGTACGGCGCCTGCGGCTACCCGGTGATCTGCTCCGACACCGAGGCGTATCGCGGCCATCTGCCAGCGACCCGGGTGTACACCAACAGCTCCGAAGAGTGGTTGCAGGCGATCCGCATGCACTTGTCCGACCCCAATGCCAGTTACCGCATGGGCGACGAGTTGCGCGAGACAGTACTGCGTGACTTCATGTTGCGCGGCGAAAACCTGCAATATTGGGCCAACGGCTGGTTGCCGGACTGA
- a CDS encoding flagellar hook-associated protein 3, with product MRISTTQFFESTNTNYQRNYSNLNKTSEEVSSGIKLNTAGDDPVGAARVLQLAQQNSMLTQYETNIGTINTNVVTTETTLTSIIDTMQAAREQIVSAGSGAFTDSDRLAKASALKQYQSQILGLMNSQDPNGQYIFSGSKASTPPYAQNADGSYSYKGDQTSVNLAVGDGLVMASNTTGFEAFEQSVNTTRTSATLLSPATDDGKIGLSGGLVTSTPTYNASYQGGEPYTLTFLSGTQFKITDASGTDVSSDTSSGGKFSHGSFDAQTFTFRGVEMTLNVNLPAADRVSDATADAALTNRSYQLASTPDSVSTARSAGNTSTATVSSSAVGNTAADRTAFNNTFPTEGAILKFTSPTDYDLYAAPLTSNSKPVSSGTMTGSTANASGVNFNISGTPAAGDQFIVESGTHQTENILNTLTAAIKALSTPTDGNLVASQNMTAALNTALGNMSSSIEQASTARSSGGARQLAATAQGTTNDLLKGNNTTEQGTYVNADIVEATTRLTLQKTMLDASQQVFTMLSKLNLFSQL from the coding sequence ATGCGTATCTCGACTACCCAGTTCTTCGAATCCACGAACACCAATTATCAGCGTAACTATTCGAACCTGAACAAGACCAGCGAAGAGGTCTCCAGCGGCATCAAGCTCAATACCGCGGGCGATGATCCGGTGGGTGCCGCGCGCGTACTGCAACTGGCCCAGCAGAACTCCATGCTGACCCAGTACGAAACCAATATCGGCACGATCAATACCAACGTTGTGACCACCGAAACGACCCTGACCAGCATCATCGACACGATGCAGGCTGCGCGTGAGCAGATCGTCTCGGCGGGCAGTGGCGCCTTTACCGACTCCGACCGTCTCGCCAAGGCTTCGGCGCTCAAGCAGTACCAGAGCCAGATTCTGGGCTTGATGAATAGCCAGGACCCGAATGGTCAGTACATATTTTCAGGTTCCAAGGCTTCGACGCCACCGTATGCGCAGAACGCTGACGGCTCTTACAGCTACAAGGGCGACCAGACCAGCGTCAATCTGGCGGTAGGCGACGGCCTGGTAATGGCCAGCAACACCACGGGTTTCGAGGCTTTCGAGCAGTCGGTCAACACCACCCGTACGTCTGCCACACTGCTTTCTCCTGCAACCGATGACGGCAAGATCGGCCTCAGCGGTGGCCTGGTGACGTCCACTCCGACCTATAACGCCAGCTACCAGGGCGGCGAACCTTACACGCTGACCTTTCTCAGCGGCACGCAGTTCAAGATCACTGATGCCAGTGGCACTGACGTGAGTTCCGATACGTCGTCGGGTGGCAAGTTTTCCCACGGCTCGTTCGATGCCCAGACGTTCACCTTCCGCGGCGTGGAAATGACCCTCAACGTCAACCTGCCTGCCGCTGACCGGGTCTCGGACGCTACCGCAGATGCGGCGCTGACCAATCGCAGCTACCAATTGGCGTCGACACCGGACAGTGTTTCCACAGCGCGCAGCGCCGGCAATACCTCGACGGCGACAGTCAGCAGCTCTGCCGTGGGCAATACCGCTGCGGACCGTACCGCGTTCAACAATACCTTCCCCACAGAAGGCGCAATCCTCAAGTTCACCAGCCCGACCGATTACGACCTGTATGCTGCGCCATTGACCAGTAACAGCAAGCCAGTGTCCAGCGGCACCATGACCGGTTCGACGGCCAATGCCTCCGGCGTGAACTTCAATATCAGCGGCACACCGGCTGCAGGCGACCAATTCATCGTCGAATCCGGCACACACCAGACCGAGAACATCCTGAATACGCTGACCGCTGCGATTAAAGCCCTGTCGACGCCCACGGATGGCAACCTGGTGGCCTCGCAGAATATGACGGCGGCGCTGAACACTGCGCTGGGCAACATGAGCAGTTCCATCGAACAAGCCTCTACGGCACGTTCCAGTGGCGGTGCGCGTCAGCTGGCGGCAACCGCACAAGGCACGACCAACGATCTGCTCAAAGGCAACAACACCACTGAGCAAGGCACTTACGTGAACGCCGATATTGTCGAGGCGACCACCCGCCTGACATTGCAGAAAACCATGCTGGACGCTTCTCAGCAGGTGTTTACCATGCTATCCAAGTTGAACCTGTTCAGTCAGCTTTGA
- the flgK gene encoding flagellar hook-associated protein FlgK → MSLISIGLSGINASSAAINTIGNNTANVDTAGYSRQQVLTTASAQIALGQGVGYIGTGTTLSDVRRIYNGYLDTQLQSSTALSADAVAYSGQASKTDTLLSDSATGISVQLADFFTKMQGIATSATQSAERSSFLTQAGALSARFNSVSSQLSTQNDNVNTQLDTFTKQVNELTTTLASLNKQITQASAGNATPNTLLDSRSEAVRKLNELVGVKVVENNGNFDIYTGTGQSLVSGGTSYKMSASPSPSDPLQYNVQVAYGQTQTDVTSVLTGGSIGGLLRYRNEVLVPATNELGRTAMVLSDQVNSQMNQGIDSKGNFGSNLYSSINSADAITQRSIGKTTNSVGSGNLNVTIGDTSKLTANDYEVTFSDSSNFSVRRLPNGESVGAGSLADNPPKQFEGFSVSLNGNTLAAGDSFKVIPTRTGAAGISVALTDAKDIAAAAPLTATAGSSNSGTGGFTQPVLNTKSNIYDSTQTADLRNALKSSTPMKLVMGAANSSGVQSYTLINASGGAVLDQNGNAVGGSIIQGQANTVKLNVGYTDTTTTPSSKTAFELQMTISGSPVANDTFSIGMTGGGSSDNRNALAVAGLQTAKTVGVINGGVGTSLSGAYASTVSVVGTLASQSKNDVTATAAVVSQAKSSRDSVSGVSLDEEASNLIKYQQYYTASSQIIKAAQTIFSTLINSL, encoded by the coding sequence ATGTCGCTGATTTCAATTGGGCTCTCAGGTATCAATGCCAGCAGTGCCGCGATCAACACCATCGGTAACAACACGGCCAACGTGGATACCGCTGGTTACTCGCGTCAGCAGGTGCTGACCACGGCGTCGGCGCAGATCGCTCTTGGTCAGGGTGTAGGCTACATCGGTACCGGCACTACGCTGTCCGACGTACGTCGCATCTACAACGGCTATCTGGACACCCAATTGCAATCGAGCACCGCCCTCAGCGCGGATGCAGTGGCTTATTCCGGTCAGGCCAGCAAGACCGATACATTGCTGTCCGACAGTGCGACGGGGATCTCTGTGCAGCTGGCGGACTTCTTCACCAAGATGCAGGGCATCGCCACCAGCGCCACGCAGTCGGCCGAACGCTCGTCGTTCCTGACCCAGGCTGGCGCGTTGAGCGCACGCTTCAACTCGGTGTCGTCGCAGTTGTCCACGCAGAACGACAACGTCAACACGCAGCTCGACACGTTCACCAAGCAGGTCAACGAACTGACCACCACCCTGGCGAGCCTGAACAAGCAGATTACACAAGCGTCGGCGGGCAACGCCACGCCGAACACCTTGCTCGATTCGCGCAGCGAGGCGGTTCGTAAGCTCAACGAGCTGGTCGGTGTGAAGGTTGTCGAGAACAACGGCAACTTCGACATCTATACCGGCACCGGACAATCACTGGTCAGTGGCGGCACGTCCTACAAGATGTCGGCCAGCCCGAGCCCGTCCGATCCGTTGCAGTACAACGTGCAGGTTGCCTACGGCCAGACCCAGACGGATGTGACTTCAGTGCTCACTGGCGGCTCGATCGGTGGTCTGTTGCGTTATCGCAACGAAGTGCTGGTGCCCGCGACCAATGAATTGGGCCGTACCGCGATGGTGCTGTCCGATCAGGTCAACAGCCAGATGAATCAGGGCATCGACAGCAAGGGTAACTTTGGTTCGAACCTGTACTCCAGCATCAACAGTGCGGATGCCATCACCCAGCGCAGCATCGGTAAAACCACCAACAGTGTCGGCTCCGGCAACCTCAACGTGACGATCGGCGACACCAGCAAGCTGACCGCCAACGATTATGAAGTGACGTTCAGCGACTCATCGAATTTCAGCGTGCGCCGTCTGCCCAATGGCGAGAGCGTGGGGGCCGGTTCGCTGGCTGACAATCCGCCCAAGCAGTTCGAAGGCTTCAGTGTGAGCCTCAACGGCAATACGCTGGCGGCGGGTGACAGTTTCAAGGTCATCCCCACCCGTACTGGCGCGGCGGGGATTTCGGTGGCGCTGACCGATGCCAAGGACATTGCAGCTGCGGCGCCCCTGACGGCAACGGCGGGTAGCAGCAACTCCGGCACCGGTGGCTTCACTCAGCCGGTGCTGAACACCAAGTCCAATATCTACGACAGCACCCAGACCGCTGATCTGCGTAATGCGCTCAAATCCTCCACCCCGATGAAACTGGTGATGGGTGCTGCGAACAGCAGCGGCGTGCAGAGCTACACCCTGATCAATGCGAGTGGCGGTGCGGTGCTTGACCAGAATGGCAACGCCGTCGGCGGTTCGATCATTCAGGGCCAGGCCAACACGGTCAAGTTGAACGTTGGCTACACTGACACTACGACGACGCCAAGCAGCAAAACCGCTTTTGAACTGCAAATGACTATCTCCGGCTCGCCGGTTGCCAATGACACGTTCAGCATTGGCATGACCGGTGGTGGCTCGTCCGATAACCGCAATGCGTTGGCGGTGGCAGGTCTGCAGACCGCCAAGACTGTCGGCGTCATCAACGGTGGTGTGGGCACCAGCCTGTCCGGTGCGTATGCAAGTACGGTATCTGTGGTAGGTACGTTGGCCAGCCAGAGCAAGAACGATGTGACCGCCACTGCGGCCGTGGTCAGCCAGGCCAAGTCGTCGCGTGATTCGGTCTCGGGTGTATCGCTCGACGAAGAAGCGTCCAACCTGATCAAGTACCAGCAGTACTACACCGCCTCTTCGCAGATCATCAAGGCGGCACAAACCATTTTCAGCACGTTGATCAACAGTCTTTAA